In Zalophus californianus isolate mZalCal1 chromosome 17, mZalCal1.pri.v2, whole genome shotgun sequence, one DNA window encodes the following:
- the ZNF793 gene encoding zinc finger protein 793 isoform X2, translated as MIEYQRPVSFKDVVVGFTQEEWHRLNPAQRALYRDVMLETYSNLVSVGYEGTKPYVILKLEQEEAPWICEAACSGCHCQENICQINVQRKRQDMILKQGAFISKKTLPKERSHESNKFGKISPLSTNLFPSIQNPTNWDPCGKSANHNLDFIGFKRNSSKKQDECCGCGKLLQHTNHDRRPNGEKLWECSHCEKAFSHNPALMYKPAVTNSLVYKRKRVPPTEKPHVCSECGKAFCYKSEFIRHQRSHTGEKPYGCTDCGKAFSHKSTLIKHQRIHTGVRPFECFFCGKAFTQKSHRREHQRTHTGERPFVCSECGKSFGEKSYLNVHRKIHTGERPYRCRECGKAFSQKSCLNKHWRTHTGEKPYGCSECGKAFYQKPNLSRHQKIHARKNAYRN; from the exons ATGATTGAGTACCAG AGACCTGTGTCCTTCAAAGACGTGGTAGTAGGCTTCACTCAAGAGGAGTGGCACAGGCTGAATCCTGCTCAGAGGGCACTGTACCGGGATGTGATGCTGGAGACCTACAGCAACCTTGTCTCAGTGG GTTATGAAGGCACTAAACCATATGTGATCCTCAAGCTGGAGCAGGAAGAAGCACCATGGATTTGTGAGGCAGCATGCTCAGGCTGCCACTGTCAGG AAAACATTTGTCAAATTAATGTCCAGAGGAAAAGACAAGACATGATTTTGAAACAAGGTGCATTCATCAGCAAGAAAACACTGCCCAAGGAAAGAAGCCATGAAAGCAATAAGTTTGGGAAAATATCACCTCTGAGCACTAATCTTTTTCCTTCAATTCAAAACCCTACTAACTGGGACCCCTGTGGAAAGAGTGCAAACCATAATTTAGATTTTATTGGTTTTAAGagaaactcttcaaaaaaacaaGATGAGTGCTGTGGATGTGGGAAATTGTTACAACATACAAACCATGATAGAAGACCTAATGGAGAAAAACTCTGGGAATGCAGTCATTGTGAGAAAGCTTTCAGCCACAACCCAGCACTTATGTATAAACCAGCAGTAACCAATTCTCTTGTGTACAAACGTAAGAGGGTTCCACCTACAGAGAAACCCCATGTCTGTAGcgagtgtgggaaagccttctgCTACAAGTCTGAATTCATTAGGCATCAGAGAAGTCACACTGGGGAGAAGCCATATGGATGCACTGACTGTGGGAAAGCCTTTTCACATAAGTCAACCCTCATTAAACATCAGCGAATTCACACTGGGGTAAGACCCTTTGAATGTTTTTTCTGTGGGAAAGCCTTCACTCAGAAGTCACACCGCAGAGAACATCAAAGAACACATACTGGAGAGAGACCCTTTgtgtgcagtgaatgtgggaagtcATTTGGTGAGAAGTCATACCTCAATGTACATCGAAAAATACACACAGGAGAAAGACCATATCGTTGCagagaatgtgggaaagccttcagccaAAAGTCATGCCTCAATAAACACTGGAGAACTCACACAGGAGAAAAACCCTATGGATGCAGTGAATGTGGCAAAGCTTTTTATCAGAAGCCAAACCTCAGTAGACATCAGAAAATTCATGCCAGAAAGAATGCCTATAGGAATTAA
- the ZNF793 gene encoding zinc finger protein 793 isoform X1 has translation MIEYQQRPVSFKDVVVGFTQEEWHRLNPAQRALYRDVMLETYSNLVSVGYEGTKPYVILKLEQEEAPWICEAACSGCHCQENICQINVQRKRQDMILKQGAFISKKTLPKERSHESNKFGKISPLSTNLFPSIQNPTNWDPCGKSANHNLDFIGFKRNSSKKQDECCGCGKLLQHTNHDRRPNGEKLWECSHCEKAFSHNPALMYKPAVTNSLVYKRKRVPPTEKPHVCSECGKAFCYKSEFIRHQRSHTGEKPYGCTDCGKAFSHKSTLIKHQRIHTGVRPFECFFCGKAFTQKSHRREHQRTHTGERPFVCSECGKSFGEKSYLNVHRKIHTGERPYRCRECGKAFSQKSCLNKHWRTHTGEKPYGCSECGKAFYQKPNLSRHQKIHARKNAYRN, from the exons ATGATTGAGTACCAG CAGAGACCTGTGTCCTTCAAAGACGTGGTAGTAGGCTTCACTCAAGAGGAGTGGCACAGGCTGAATCCTGCTCAGAGGGCACTGTACCGGGATGTGATGCTGGAGACCTACAGCAACCTTGTCTCAGTGG GTTATGAAGGCACTAAACCATATGTGATCCTCAAGCTGGAGCAGGAAGAAGCACCATGGATTTGTGAGGCAGCATGCTCAGGCTGCCACTGTCAGG AAAACATTTGTCAAATTAATGTCCAGAGGAAAAGACAAGACATGATTTTGAAACAAGGTGCATTCATCAGCAAGAAAACACTGCCCAAGGAAAGAAGCCATGAAAGCAATAAGTTTGGGAAAATATCACCTCTGAGCACTAATCTTTTTCCTTCAATTCAAAACCCTACTAACTGGGACCCCTGTGGAAAGAGTGCAAACCATAATTTAGATTTTATTGGTTTTAAGagaaactcttcaaaaaaacaaGATGAGTGCTGTGGATGTGGGAAATTGTTACAACATACAAACCATGATAGAAGACCTAATGGAGAAAAACTCTGGGAATGCAGTCATTGTGAGAAAGCTTTCAGCCACAACCCAGCACTTATGTATAAACCAGCAGTAACCAATTCTCTTGTGTACAAACGTAAGAGGGTTCCACCTACAGAGAAACCCCATGTCTGTAGcgagtgtgggaaagccttctgCTACAAGTCTGAATTCATTAGGCATCAGAGAAGTCACACTGGGGAGAAGCCATATGGATGCACTGACTGTGGGAAAGCCTTTTCACATAAGTCAACCCTCATTAAACATCAGCGAATTCACACTGGGGTAAGACCCTTTGAATGTTTTTTCTGTGGGAAAGCCTTCACTCAGAAGTCACACCGCAGAGAACATCAAAGAACACATACTGGAGAGAGACCCTTTgtgtgcagtgaatgtgggaagtcATTTGGTGAGAAGTCATACCTCAATGTACATCGAAAAATACACACAGGAGAAAGACCATATCGTTGCagagaatgtgggaaagccttcagccaAAAGTCATGCCTCAATAAACACTGGAGAACTCACACAGGAGAAAAACCCTATGGATGCAGTGAATGTGGCAAAGCTTTTTATCAGAAGCCAAACCTCAGTAGACATCAGAAAATTCATGCCAGAAAGAATGCCTATAGGAATTAA